CGAATTAATGAGTTTTTCGCCCATTCCCCCTCTCTCCCTTCTCCCTTCTCCCTACTCCCGTCTCCGAAGTCTCCTCCCTCTCCCCATCTCCCCACACTCCCCTCTCTTCCCTCATGAAGATAACTTAATCTTAACAGAGGGTAGCTATGATGATCAGCGTAGCTATGAATCAAAAACTATCGGTATGTTTGATAAAATCTTTATACCCAGTTCAGAAGTTGAGAAAGCATCAACTCTTCGTCCTCGTAAAGGCGTGATTATTGGAGTTGGTCAAGTAGGTTTAGCTTGTGCTTACTCAATGTTAATCCAAAATTGTTTTGACGAGTTAATTTTACAAGATATCGCCAAAGAGAAAGTAGAAGGTGAGGTTATGGATTTAATCCATGGTCTGCCTTTTCTTGACCCCACGGATCTCAAAGCGGGTACAGTAGCTGATGTAGGACAAAATGCCGATGTAGTGATTATTACCGCGGGAGCAGCCCAAAAACCTGGTGAAAGTCGTTTAAACCTCTTAGAACGCAATGTAGCTATTTTCAGAAGTATTTTAGCAGATGTGGTCAAATATTGTCCCAACGCCATCTTATTAATTGTCAGTAATCCTGTAGATATTATGACCTATGTTACCTTGAAAATAACTGGTTTTCCTAGTTATCGGGTAATTGGTTCGGGTACAGTCCTAGATTCTGCTCGTTTTCGTCAACTTATCGCCCAAAAACTCGGTATAGATGCTCGTAGCGTCCACGCTTATATCATTGGAGAACATGGAGATAGTGAAGTTCCTGTGTGGAGTACAGCCAATGTAGCTGGAATGAAATTATTATTAACAGATGACCTAGACTCTTTATCAGTAGAAAATCGTCAAGAATTAGATGACTTATTTAGTCAAATCAAAAATGCAGCCTATGAAATTATCCAACGTAAGGGTTATACTTCCTATGGGATTGGTTTAACCGTAACCGACATCGTTAAAGCAATTCTAGGTTCACAAGAAAGAGTACTAACCGTCAGTAGTTTAGTCAATGATTTTTATGGTATTAACAATATGTGTCTAAGTCTTCCTACGGTAATTAACGAAAAAGGTGTACTTAAAACCGTTAATTTGACTTTGAGTAAATATGAACAAGAATTATTACTCAACTCAGCTAAAATTCTCGAACAAACATTTAAAGAGTTAAAAATTTAAATAGGGAAGAGGGAATAGGGAAATGTAGAATTTTCGCG
This genomic window from Gloeocapsa sp. DLM2.Bin57 contains:
- a CDS encoding L-lactate dehydrogenase — protein: MFDKIFIPSSEVEKASTLRPRKGVIIGVGQVGLACAYSMLIQNCFDELILQDIAKEKVEGEVMDLIHGLPFLDPTDLKAGTVADVGQNADVVIITAGAAQKPGESRLNLLERNVAIFRSILADVVKYCPNAILLIVSNPVDIMTYVTLKITGFPSYRVIGSGTVLDSARFRQLIAQKLGIDARSVHAYIIGEHGDSEVPVWSTANVAGMKLLLTDDLDSLSVENRQELDDLFSQIKNAAYEIIQRKGYTSYGIGLTVTDIVKAILGSQERVLTVSSLVNDFYGINNMCLSLPTVINEKGVLKTVNLTLSKYEQELLLNSAKILEQTFKELKI